The Oryzias latipes chromosome 8, ASM223467v1 genomic interval TTTCAGCCAATCGGAGGCAATTCTCGCACAGAGAAACTTCCGGACAGCAGCCGCCACATTCTGAAGAACAGCGGTCCTGTGGGAGGAAGAAGCGACAGAACTCATCATcgacacacaacaacacaacgTCGAGTCTTCAAGGCGAAAATCAgatggagcacggatgaaacatcgtaatcattgactgtatcatagaactggattgagtgagtgggatgtcatccatagaaaacagtttacttccagctccaaccgaATGATGTTCATTCCGTCGCCATTCTCGCGATAgggatgccgccatgttggcgTCAGACCCTGTCAGTAAGAATTTGAGTCTGATTATCcttaagtttgatacgtctttgaatgaatgaatgaatgaatgcttaTTGTAtcgttttgtgcattattccttGATTGCTTGAAttaaacaatttcaaatcaaatcaaacattgctatggcaaccactctcgccgaTCAGGGTTGAGCTCATTGGACGGCCCCACTCCTActacttgaaagcgggctacacgaaatctgtcaacaAACGTTTTGAACATTGGATGTGGGGGCAAGCAGGCTCCTCCCACTtccattgaggcatctgattggtcagtttacaacgtaaaagaatgactgagtttatttctctatagaagtctatgggattttggcttccaaAAAACAgatggtacttcctgtttggaatgccagggggcggggttactcaGTCAAGCTCTcatctacagtcaatggtcctGCACTGTTTTGTTTGAGTTACTAAAGGAAAAGACTTAGATTAAGCTTCAAGGAAAACGGAAACAGGATGCTGttcaaaaaagatatttatagacccattctgatcctcttttgatctattgtcaaagtgttccctgtgttgttttaattacgattatgcttATTTTAGCTCAAATCAAAAATTAACCACCTCACCATTTGGTCCCTTGCTGCATCATCTTTGAAATATTGGATTTTTGCTAAACCATTGTGACCTTCTAGAAACAAAAGACGTTCTTTCTAAGAAGTGATCAAACTAATCCTATGTGTATTTCTTagatctgtgttgttttcagatgagtttttacatttataattctctgtttttgacttttggaACTTCTGCTGAGTATATGGACAACAGGCGGGCCTGCGGTACCGACCTTTAGACAGCATCGGATCCAAAACCCAACCCCCACCAGAACCATGTAGAGACTGACGGTGATGATCATCACTGCGGGCAGAGGAATGGCGAGTCCCCAGATGGGCAAC includes:
- the LOC101163171 gene encoding uncharacterized protein LOC101163171; its protein translation is MQVLPIWGLAIPLPAVMIITVSLYMVLVGVGFWIRCCLKDRCSSECGGCCPEVSLCENCLRLAEMCNCRLPAIGAFLPNPCLSPNCVNLDCACTCQPPECESCNCLCFEIRIK